A window of the Lolium perenne isolate Kyuss_39 chromosome 7, Kyuss_2.0, whole genome shotgun sequence genome harbors these coding sequences:
- the LOC127317862 gene encoding uncharacterized protein, protein MQSPSKLPDTLVCESVAVSGLQGWADLPDGLLQSIIALSGSFIDLLAFAGTCRSWRVAFSSYPSKSSIRTMLPPLLIRPNVRVKAPHLPSNNGHRKLRICQVLDLSKQNTTFRCQIPKETLQMMHFAGCSYGHLICCRRRYCVVVDVFSGAEVSPPRLPSSNDCEEFYYSGTLTAPLASPKSHLLISSQTSLFDWPVGSDTWFELQLDDARIEQIVEFNGKFIAMDYHYRIYTLQLAPRLGLQEIKTEWWDGMAECPYLRPWLVVCGDMLLIVDHCINLSYGAPVTYRPYRLDMTTKLAKWVEVKKLDNWALFVGGDVRSTPFSCMNPELWGGKRNCLYYAHYSQPMSIHGFGDQADVVWDRSTDPDLLYKRNWYRQLQALWVYPSMFYSDDE, encoded by the coding sequence ATGCAAAGCCCCAGCAAACTGCCTGACACCCTTGTCTGTGAATCCGTTGCTGTGTCTGGACTCCAAGGTTGGGCAGACCTCCCAGATggcctgcttcagtccataatTGCTTTGTCTGGATCATTCATCGACCTTCTTGCATTTGCTGGCACATGCCGCTCTTGGCGTGTTGCATTCTCATCGTACCCATCCAAATCAAGCATTCGCACTATGTTACCACCTCTCCTCATCCGCCCCAATGTTCGTGTCAAAGCTCCTCATCTCCCTTCTAACAATGGTCATCGCAAGCTACGCATTTGCCAGGTCTTAGATCTATCTAAGCAAAACACCACCTTTCGCTGCCAGATTCCTAAAGAAACTTTgcagatgatgcattttgctggcTGTTCCTATGGTCATCTGATCTGTTGCCGGCGTCGTTattgtgttgttgttgatgtgttcAGTGGTGCAGAGGTTTCACCTCCACGTCTCCCATCCAGCAATGACTGTGAAGAGTTCTACTATAGTGGCACTTTGACAGCTCCCCTTGCATCACCTAAATCGCATCTCCTCATCAGTTCTCAGACATCCCTATTTGATTGGCCAGTTGGCAGTGACACTTGGTTTGAACTCCAACTTGATGATGCACGTATAGAACAAATTGTGGAATTCAATGGTAAGTTCATTGCGATGGATTATCATTATAGGATCTACACTTTGCAGCTGGCTCCCCGGCTTGGTTTGCAGGAGATAAAAACTGAGTGGTGGGATGGCATGGCTGAATGCCCATATTTAAGACCATGGCTAGTGGTCTGTGGTGACATGCTTCTAATTGTTGATCATTGCATCAACTTATCCTATGGAGCACCAGTGACCTATAGACCCTACCGCCTCGATATGACTACAAAGCTGGCAAAATGGGTGGAGGTGAAGAAGCTGGACAACTGGGCACTCTTTGTTGGTGGTGATGTGAGGAGCACGCCGTTTTCTTGCATGAATCCAGAACTATGGGGAGGGAAGAGGAACTGCTTGTACTATGCCCATTACTCTCAACCTATGAGCATACATGGGTTTGGTGACCAGGCAGATGTGGTGTGGGATCGATCAACCGATCCTGACCTTCTGTACAAAAGGAACTGGTACCGCCAGCTGCAGGCCCTCTGGGTGTATCCAAGCATGTTCTACTCAGATGACGAGTGA